A section of the Carassius carassius chromosome 17, fCarCar2.1, whole genome shotgun sequence genome encodes:
- the LOC132091053 gene encoding uncharacterized protein LOC132091053, which produces MRNHRAKVQQGNEGTSSRQFLTMDGLDEVAICTLKAANIGEDILPTLSRDDIRDLFPGPEHFLRRRAIWHIVHKEEQGHTIPVEPQGSSADDEHNGSPKRDDPSTSKFLKLPSPEYVLFTDSELQHVRRAYFEQQRLGKEGEVTLSKELFCRLIRNTMTNMISIARASSDDYKYPTKHEVIAMAKRLVQYYPMIKDKSTGSSHEWDTVAKKLLKRLSNIRSPVKAKHPPSKRARLNEVPSAAVASDYDADSSASTVHLSPPSRSSTPQQENDSIDEASDGPDNSLDSQKTQARHYRTLQEMYKAKKPNKAAVTHLLDLEFQSRRNFIDSNALKEQDRPTKILQAYPCFKELDHVLDELRRVIEPNNSQYTSEVKGRWENFYSKVQFYGIMKKVMKPPRTLNGVEHAIAVFTALPLLFPSGSAAPKKLVPISEALFHVLTPSEDPDTYIHRRVLSSPVLLIGEQNCIVVVGTTPVVTFEKDLLHEGPLYLLAYYYAFHLTYPKCIATLLSVLQTQVLGDVIHEQDATSSYKKAIHEWKMFVE; this is translated from the exons ATGCGCAATCATCGCGCCAAAGTGCAGCAAGGAAACGAAGGCACTTCCTCCCGCCAGTTTCTCACGATGGACGGACTCGATGAAGTTGCGATTTGTACTCTAAAAG CTGCTAACATTGGGGAAGACATTTTACCAACTCTCTCACGGGATGATATCCGAGATCTCTTTCCTGGTCCTGAGCACTTCCTGCGACGCAGAGCCATTTGGCATATTGTTCATAAGGAAGAACAG ggGCACACCATTCCTGTTGAACCCCAAGGTTCATCAGCTGATGATGAACATAATGGAAGTCCAAAAAGAGATGACCCCAGCACTTCAAAGTTTTTGAAGTTACCCAGCCCAGAATACGTTCTCTTCACTGATAGTGAACTACAACATGTGAGACGTGCATACTTCGAGCAGCAACGTCTTGGAAAAGAGGGTGAAGTCACCTTATCAAAGGAGCTCTTCTGCCGACTCATCCGAAATACCATGACAAATATGATATCTATTGCAAGAGCCTCTTCAGATGACTACAAATATCCCACTAAACATGAAGTTATTGCCATGGCAAAGCGGTTAGTACAGTACTACCCTATGATAAAAGATAAGTCAACTGGATCGAGTCATGAGTGG gacACTGTTGCCAAAAAGCTCTTGAAGCGACTTTCAAATATCCGAAGTCCTGTGAAGGCCAAACACCCTCCCTCCAAGAGAGCACGTCTGAATGAAGTACCGTCTGCTGCAGTGGCAAGTGACTATGATGCTGATTCCAGTGCATCAACAGTTCATCTATCACCACCTTCAAGATCAAGCACCCCACAGCAAGAAAATGACAGCATTGATGAAGCAT CCGACGGTCCAGACAACAGCCTTGACAGCCAGAAAACACAGGCACGACATTACAGGACTCTACAAGAAATGTACAAAGCAAAGAAGCCAAACAAAGCTGCTGTAACTCATCTATTAGACCTGGAGTTCCAGTCCAGAAGAAATTTCATTGACTCAAATGCTTTGAAGGAGCAAGACCGACCCACAAAAATTTTACAGGCATACCCGTGCTTCAAAGAACTGGACCAT GTATTGGATGAACTGCGGAGAGTCATTGAGCCAAACAATAGCCAATACACTTCTGAGGTGAAAGGCAGGTGGGAGAACTTCTACTCCAAAGTTCAGTTTTATGGCATCATGAAGAAAGTCATGAAGCCTCCAAGGACATTAAATGGAG tTGAACATGCCATTGCAGTTTTTACTGCCCTGCCACTGCTCTTCCCATCTGGCTCTGCAGCACCCAAGAAACTGGTCCCAATCAGTGAGGCTCTTTTCCACGTCCTCACG CCCTCTGAGGATCCTGATACCTACATCCACCGGCGTGTGCTTTCTAGTCCTGTCTTGCTGATTGGTGAGCAGAACTGCATTGTGGTTGTAGGTACAACTCCAGTTGTAACATTTGAGAAAGATTTGCTCCACGAGGGACCTCTCTACCTCCTGGCCTATTACTACGCATTTCACCTGACGTATCCCAAGTGTATTGCCACACTCTTGTCTGTGTTACAAACACAAGTACTTGGAGATGTCATCCATGAGCAGGATGCAACCTCCTCGTACAAGAAGGCCATTCATGAATGGAAAATGTTTGTTGAGTAA
- the LOC132161314 gene encoding uncharacterized protein LOC132161314 translates to MIWRCIICYVFVALTLKSLLSHINFAHSRSPDFRLVCGIDGCTKEYRVYNSFWYHIRRTHSQYLDGVSSSRSHRRERSAQHEASGEPRITDSNNLWTYSGRTLVAQETRNSSDSPDNEKPLENSVDLQTSLLVPVEHFGDFDAFVTGETVFSGLRSNTVLRSHPNLETQDVLLNETSDSNPTLPIPNRPSDDSSSSCLHQETPNDELSSDDVLSRHATAIVMTAREKHHLSQSGVNDVVAEVQEYQAQLLNSLRSQLETVFSRHAGSELQREALGLFDSFKDPFAAVSTSYRQDSVIKEKFNFVEAEEVSVGLAVCRQKRKKQRDLTIKNKCFHYIPLIKSLEQLMSHPRIFAMINGGSQKCSSGYFYDIIDGEIMLSHPLFSSRPSALQIILYSDEIEICNPLGSHASKNKLLMFYYTLGNINPKYRSKLASIRLLAIAKQSELSECGVDAILARLHEDLVKLYNGVKIHLPCGEREIYGAVVSVCGDTLAQHELCGFKEGVGFAYSKCRHCECSFEDMQMFFNDENFEQRTLERHIRQCSDIEKASTEYLRNSLKTTYGINRRSKVMDFPAFNLIHQTPQDIMHVILEGIAPLEIKCILKQLVLLGQLDLDAFNADIIGFPYSPQDTRDRPSPIAYSTLASNDNKLKQSSGQMLVLLKIVPFLLDVIKGTAYFSFILELLEIVQILFSPVISLETTDKLKVLIEQHLKHFKDLFSENNITPKQHYLIHAPSQIKLLGPMLRHMCMRFESKHCFFKKWVSKVNFKNVCKSLIKHNQMFECCQNVNHSNHPIFFSECVLGPVSEVKNMPYLKGKVRDYFGVDQIKHAVSVKWITLNGNKYISEKTLVVCMANGSSLPEFGLVRNIFVINSSLYCFECQMYSTVCFDRDYMSYKIEVPNLAEATELVNADNLIDFTPYYILSHRDITYVPVKYYLRDVIELHKASSV, encoded by the exons ATGATTTGGCGCTGCATCATTTGTTATGTGTTTGTGGCTCTTACTCTCAAATCTTTATTGAGCCACATCAATTTTGCACATAGTCGTAGTCCAGATTTCCGTCTGGTTTGTGGAATAGATGGGTGCACTAAAGAGTACCGAGTCTACAACTCTTTTTGGTATCACATCAGACGAACACACTCACAATATCTAGACGGCGTGAGTAGCAGCAGATCACATCGGAGAGAGAGATCAGCACAACACGAGGCATCCGGTGAACCTAGAATAACGGACAGCAACAACTTGTGGACATATAGTGGACGAACGCTGGTGGCTCAGGAAACTCGGAACTCAAGTGACAGTCCGGATAATGAAAAGCCACTGGAAAATAGTGTGGATTTGCAAACCTCTCTTCTTGTTCCTGTGGAACATTTTGGTGATTTTGATGCTTTTGTCACTGGTGAAACAGTTTTCTCTGGCTTAAGGAGTAACACCGTTTTGCGGTCTCATCCGAACCTGGAAACACAGGATGTACTACTAAATGAAACTTCAGATTCGAATCCCACTCTACCTATTCCAAACAGGCCTTCAGATGACTCAAGTTCCTCATGCCTCCACCAAGAAACCCCG AATGACGAATTATCAAGCGATGATGTGCTATCCAGACATGCCACTGCTATTGTGATGACTGCTAGAGAGAAACATCATCTCTCACAG agtgGTGTGAATGATGTTGTGGCTGAGGTTCAGGAGTATCAAGCTCAGTTACTGAACAGCTTGAGGAGTCAGCTAGAAACAGTATTCAGCAGACATGCAGGAAGTGAACTTCAGCGAGAAGCTTTGGGACTCTTTGACTCCTTTAAAGATCCATTTGCTGCAGTTTCAACATCATATAGACAGGACagtgtcataaaagaaaaattcaatTTTGTGGAAGCAGAAGAGGTTTCAGTCGGATTAGCAGTATGtcgtcagaaaagaaaaaaacaaagagacctcacaataaaaaacaaatgtttccATTATATACCCCTGATAAAGAGTTTAGAACAATTAATGTCTCATCCAAGAATCTTTGCCATGATAAATGGTGGATCTCAGAAATGCAGCAGTGGATATTTTTATGACATCATAGATGGCGAAATAATGCTTTCACACCCTTTATTTTCTTCTAGACCCTCTGCTTTACAGATAATCCTTTATTCGGATGAAATCGAAATTTGCAATCCACTTGGGTCTCATGCTTCAAAGAATAAGTTGCTCATGTTTTACTACACTTTGGGAAACATTAATCCAAAGTACAGGTCAAAATTAGCTTCAATCCGCCTTCTTGCTATTGCAAAGCAAAGTGAACTCTCAGAATGTGGAGTTGATGCCATATTGGCAAGATTGCATGAGGACTTGGTAAAGCTATATAATGGCGTGAAGATTCATCTTCCATGTGGTGAACGTGAGATATATGGAGCAGTGGTGTCTGTATGTGGAGATACTTTAGCTCAACATGAGTTATGTGGATTTAAAGAGGGTGTGGGCTTTGCATACAGTAAATGCCGACATTGTGAATGTTCTTTTGAAGACatgcaaatgttttttaatgatgaAAACTTTGAGCAAAGAACACTGGAAAGACATATTCGACAGTGTAGTGACATTGAGAAAGCCAGTACTGAATATCTCAGAAACAGCCTTAAAACTACATATGGAATAAACCGAAGGAGCAAAGTAATGGATTTTCCTGCCTTTAATTTAATCCATCAAACTCCTCAAGATATAATGCATGTAATTCTTGAGGGCATTGCTCCCTTGGAAATTAAGTGTATCCTGAAACAATTGGTTCTTTTGGGACAACTGGACCTTGATGCTTTCAATGCTGATATAATTGGATTCCCATACTCTCCACAAGATACTAGAGATAGGCCTAGCCCTATTGCGTACAGTACGTTAGCTTCCAATGACAACAAACTGAAGCAGTCATCAGGTCAAATGCTTGTTTTGCTCAAAATAGTGCCCTTTCTATTGGATGTGATTAAAGGTACTGCATATTTTTCCTTCATTCTTGAGCTTCTGGAGATTGTTCAAATTTTGTTTTCACCTGTTATTAGCCTTGAGACTACTGATAAGTTGAAAGTACTTATTGAACAGCATCTTAAACATTTTAAGGACCTTTTCTCAGAGAACAACATTACACCTAAACAGCATTACTTGATTCATGCTCCATCCCAGATTAAACTGTTGGGACCAATGCTCCGTCACATGTGCATGAGGTTCGAAtccaaacattgtttttttaaaaaatgggtttcaaaagtaaattttaaaaatgtctgtaaGTCCTTAATTAAGCACAACCAAATGTTTGAATGCTGTCAGAATGTAAACCATTCCAACCACCCGATTTTTTTCAGTGAATGTGTATTGGGACCAGTATCAGAAGTAAAAAACATGCCGTATTTAAAAGGAAAAGTAAGGGACTACTTTGGAGTTGATCAGATAAAACATGCAGTGTCTGTTAAGTGGATTACTTTAAATGGAAACAAATACATTAGTGAAAAAACATTAGTAGTGTGTATGGCAAATGGTAGTAGTCTACCGGAATTTGGACTTGTGAGGAACATATTTGTCATTAATTCATCTTTGTATTGTTTTGAATGTCAGATGTACAGTACAGTCTGTTTTGACAGAGACTACATGTCTTATAAAATTG